In one window of Pseudomonadota bacterium DNA:
- the tuf gene encoding elongation factor Tu (EF-Tu; promotes GTP-dependent binding of aminoacyl-tRNA to the A-site of ribosomes during protein biosynthesis; when the tRNA anticodon matches the mRNA codon, GTP hydrolysis results; the inactive EF-Tu-GDP leaves the ribosome and release of GDP is promoted by elongation factor Ts; many prokaryotes have two copies of the gene encoding EF-Tu) gives DNITIVGELITPIAMEKELRFAIREGGRTVGAGVVSEIIA, from the coding sequence CGACAACATAACGATTGTTGGCGAGCTGATTACCCCGATCGCCATGGAAAAAGAATTACGCTTTGCTATTCGTGAAGGTGGTCGGACCGTAGGAGCCGGCGTCGTCAGTGAGATTATTGCCTAG